A window from Athalia rosae chromosome 5, iyAthRosa1.1, whole genome shotgun sequence encodes these proteins:
- the LOC105690130 gene encoding probable C-mannosyltransferase DPY19L1 isoform X2 — protein MATKGDRKRKSSEKPTKPLTSSHTETWLIPVVTLLITILHHAHVSTLFENDRHFSHLSEVEREMSFRTEMGMYYSYYKTIVESETFSEGLYKIKHDNLTEYPSTINALKKFNLFPEVAIGFLYHNLKWLGMIPTRLCWQVERGEGLTPVTSCEGLGEPIYLYLQVVWCCASATMAILFLYAEGLSSSISGGLIAVALYFYNHNDCTRVQWTPPLRENFAYPALLGQMFNVTSILKRYMITRKVKWNDMHQDSPNRGMVICTLLSLLCWQFSQFVFATQLFALLILKWLQIIPNELYKKFCLIHAIPVTIFIIWTQNNLVLCSLYTCMLIASTIFSLLSSKLPLHIAVPFEVAGTLFGTQFLKFVLINSEDDAHIFDILTAKLTNYKNFHTMLYTCSSEFDFLQYETYEAIIKTLLLPTAIMSGILILYYWYRCYRTEGLPNCIEMHVAYNLLQTGAFIIMAIFIMRLKLFMTPHLCIIASLVSNKRYLEKIEIKNPKVRAFVLALLFACMSFTGIQRLYEEHSFVGEYSNIEQEQLLDWIQRNTPSNAVFAGKMSLMANIMLSTRRPIVNNPYYEDKEMRERTLKVYEIFSRKDVSTVYKTLMDMKVDYVVLEESLCYDVGSSMPGCQMTDLWDLVDERNSRRPPVCPILCRGNPYPFRRVFVNRRYVVLQLGPSMSIELNPKIIEYHQF, from the exons ATGGCGACAAAGGGtgatagaaaacgaaaaagtagcGAAAAACCCACGAAACCCTTGACTAGTTCTCACACAGAGACGTGGCTGATACCTGTAG TTACGCTTTTGATAACCATATTACATCACGCACACGTATCAACACTTTTCGAAAATGATCGACATTTTTCTCACTTATCGGAGGTCGAAAGAGAGATGTCTTTCAGAACTGAAATG GGTATGTATTATTCCTACTACAAGACAATTGTCGAGTCTGAAACATTCTCTGAAGGGCTATATAAGATAAAACATGATAATTTAACTGAGTATCCGAGCACAATAAATGCCCTGAAGAAGTTCAACTTGTTTCCAGAG GTAGCCATCGGTTTCCTTTATCATAATTTAAAATGGCTGGGTATGATACCGACACGATTATGCTGGCAG GTCGAAAGAGGAGAAGGCCTAACTCCTGTTACAAGTTGTGAAGGATTAGGGGAACCGATATATCTTTACTTACAAGTTGTATGGTGCTGTGCTTCGGCTACAATGGCAATACTCTTTTTGTATGCCGAAGGCCTGAGTAGCTCAATTTCTGGCGGTCTAATAGCAGTTGCATTGTATTTCTACAATCACAATGATTGCACCAGGGTTCAGTGGACTCCACCTTTACGGGAAAATTTTGCGTATCCTGCACTACTTGGCCAGATGTTTAATGTCACTTCGATACTTAAGCGATATATGATAACCAGAAAAGTTAAATGGAATGACATGCACCAGGACTCGCCAAATCGG ggcATGGTCATATGCACATTGCTTAGTTTGTTGTGCTGGCAATTTTCACAGTTTGTGTTTGCCACTCAGCTATTCGCGCTGTTGATATTAAAGTGGTTACAAATAATTCCGAACGAACTGTACAAAAAATTCTGTTTGATTCATGCTATACCTGTGACCATTTTCATTATATGGACGCAGAATAATCTGGTACTGTGTTCATTGTACACTTGCATGCTAATTGCAAGCACCATCTTTTCTTTGCTGAGCAGTAAACTGCCATTGCATATAGCGGTACCCTTCGAAGTGGCAGGCACGTTATTTGGCACACAATTTCTTAAGTTTGTTCTAATCAATTCTGAAGATGACGCTCATATTTTTGATATCTTGACTGCAAAGTTGACAAACTATAAGAACTTCCATACAATGCTTTATACTTGTTCGAGTGAATTTGACTTCTTGCAGTATGAAACATACGAAGCAATAATAAAAACGCTGCTCCTACCGACCGCTATTATGTCGGGAATTCTAATTTTATATTACTGGTACAGATGTTACCGGACAGAAGGTCTTCCAAATTGCATTGAAATGCACGTAGCGTATAATCTACTGCAAACGGGAGCCTTTATAATTATGGCAATATTCATAATGCGACTGAAATTATTCATGACACCTCATCTTTGCATCATAGCTAGCTTAGTTTCGAATAAACGATATTTAGAAAAGATCGAAATCAAAAATCCCAAAGTTCGAGCGTTTGTACTGGCTCTACTCTTTGCTTGCATGTCATTTACCGGAATCCAGCGTCTGTACGAAGAACATAGTTTCGTTG GCGAATACAGCAACATAGAACAAGAACAATTACTGGACTGGATCCAGAGAAATACTCCAAGTAACGCGGTATTCGCTGGTAAAATGTCCTTGATGGCTAACATAATGTTATCCACAAGAAGACCCATAGTCAATAATCCTTATTATGAAGACAAAGAGATGAG AGAACGCACTCTGAAAGTCTATGAGATATTTAGCAGAAAAGACGTGTCCACCGTCTACAAAACTCTCATGGACATGAAGGTTGATTACGTTGTATTAGAAGAATCACTGTGCTACGATGTCGGTAGttc AATGCCTGGGTGTCAAATGACAGACCTATGGGATTTGGTGGACGAACGCAATTCCAGACGACCTCCTGTCTGCCCTATATTATGCCGTGGAAATCCTTACCCGTTTCGAAGAGTTTTCGTCAATCGACGTTACGTAGTGTTGCAGTTGGGACCCTCTATGTCAATCGAATTGAATCCCAAAATCATTGAGTATCATCAGTTCTGA
- the LOC105690130 gene encoding probable C-mannosyltransferase DPY19L1 isoform X1, which translates to MATKGDRKRKSSEKPTKPLTSSHTETWLIPVVTLLITILHHAHVSTLFENDRHFSHLSEVEREMSFRTEMGMYYSYYKTIVESETFSEGLYKIKHDNLTEYPSTINALKKFNLFPEVAIGFLYHNLKWLGMIPTRLCWQVERGEGLTPVTSCEGLGEPIYLYLQVVWCCASATMAILFLYAEGLSSSISGGLIAVALYFYNHNDCTRVQWTPPLRENFAYPALLGQMFNVTSILKRYMITRKVKWNDMHQDSPNRGMVICTLLSLLCWQFSQFVFATQLFALLILKWLQIIPNELYKKFCLIHAIPVTIFIIWTQNNLVLCSLYTCMLIASTIFSLLSSKLPLHIAVPFEVAGTLFGTQFLKFVLINSEDDAHIFDILTAKLTNYKNFHTMLYTCSSEFDFLQYETYEAIIKTLLLPTAIMSGILILYYWYRCYRTEGLPNCIEMHVAYNLLQTGAFIIMAIFIMRLKLFMTPHLCIIASLVSNKRYLEKIEIKNPKVRAFVLALLFACMSFTGIQRLYEEHSFVGEYSNIEQEQLLDWIQRNTPSNAVFAGKMSLMANIMLSTRRPIVNNPYYEDKEMRSVGLSHIQINSSTLPNISSLCRERTLKVYEIFSRKDVSTVYKTLMDMKVDYVVLEESLCYDVGSSMPGCQMTDLWDLVDERNSRRPPVCPILCRGNPYPFRRVFVNRRYVVLQLGPSMSIELNPKIIEYHQF; encoded by the exons ATGGCGACAAAGGGtgatagaaaacgaaaaagtagcGAAAAACCCACGAAACCCTTGACTAGTTCTCACACAGAGACGTGGCTGATACCTGTAG TTACGCTTTTGATAACCATATTACATCACGCACACGTATCAACACTTTTCGAAAATGATCGACATTTTTCTCACTTATCGGAGGTCGAAAGAGAGATGTCTTTCAGAACTGAAATG GGTATGTATTATTCCTACTACAAGACAATTGTCGAGTCTGAAACATTCTCTGAAGGGCTATATAAGATAAAACATGATAATTTAACTGAGTATCCGAGCACAATAAATGCCCTGAAGAAGTTCAACTTGTTTCCAGAG GTAGCCATCGGTTTCCTTTATCATAATTTAAAATGGCTGGGTATGATACCGACACGATTATGCTGGCAG GTCGAAAGAGGAGAAGGCCTAACTCCTGTTACAAGTTGTGAAGGATTAGGGGAACCGATATATCTTTACTTACAAGTTGTATGGTGCTGTGCTTCGGCTACAATGGCAATACTCTTTTTGTATGCCGAAGGCCTGAGTAGCTCAATTTCTGGCGGTCTAATAGCAGTTGCATTGTATTTCTACAATCACAATGATTGCACCAGGGTTCAGTGGACTCCACCTTTACGGGAAAATTTTGCGTATCCTGCACTACTTGGCCAGATGTTTAATGTCACTTCGATACTTAAGCGATATATGATAACCAGAAAAGTTAAATGGAATGACATGCACCAGGACTCGCCAAATCGG ggcATGGTCATATGCACATTGCTTAGTTTGTTGTGCTGGCAATTTTCACAGTTTGTGTTTGCCACTCAGCTATTCGCGCTGTTGATATTAAAGTGGTTACAAATAATTCCGAACGAACTGTACAAAAAATTCTGTTTGATTCATGCTATACCTGTGACCATTTTCATTATATGGACGCAGAATAATCTGGTACTGTGTTCATTGTACACTTGCATGCTAATTGCAAGCACCATCTTTTCTTTGCTGAGCAGTAAACTGCCATTGCATATAGCGGTACCCTTCGAAGTGGCAGGCACGTTATTTGGCACACAATTTCTTAAGTTTGTTCTAATCAATTCTGAAGATGACGCTCATATTTTTGATATCTTGACTGCAAAGTTGACAAACTATAAGAACTTCCATACAATGCTTTATACTTGTTCGAGTGAATTTGACTTCTTGCAGTATGAAACATACGAAGCAATAATAAAAACGCTGCTCCTACCGACCGCTATTATGTCGGGAATTCTAATTTTATATTACTGGTACAGATGTTACCGGACAGAAGGTCTTCCAAATTGCATTGAAATGCACGTAGCGTATAATCTACTGCAAACGGGAGCCTTTATAATTATGGCAATATTCATAATGCGACTGAAATTATTCATGACACCTCATCTTTGCATCATAGCTAGCTTAGTTTCGAATAAACGATATTTAGAAAAGATCGAAATCAAAAATCCCAAAGTTCGAGCGTTTGTACTGGCTCTACTCTTTGCTTGCATGTCATTTACCGGAATCCAGCGTCTGTACGAAGAACATAGTTTCGTTG GCGAATACAGCAACATAGAACAAGAACAATTACTGGACTGGATCCAGAGAAATACTCCAAGTAACGCGGTATTCGCTGGTAAAATGTCCTTGATGGCTAACATAATGTTATCCACAAGAAGACCCATAGTCAATAATCCTTATTATGAAGACAAAGAGATGAGGTCAGTAGGGCTATCGCACattcaaataaattcttcAACCTTACCGAATATTTCTTCACTCTGCAGAGAACGCACTCTGAAAGTCTATGAGATATTTAGCAGAAAAGACGTGTCCACCGTCTACAAAACTCTCATGGACATGAAGGTTGATTACGTTGTATTAGAAGAATCACTGTGCTACGATGTCGGTAGttc AATGCCTGGGTGTCAAATGACAGACCTATGGGATTTGGTGGACGAACGCAATTCCAGACGACCTCCTGTCTGCCCTATATTATGCCGTGGAAATCCTTACCCGTTTCGAAGAGTTTTCGTCAATCGACGTTACGTAGTGTTGCAGTTGGGACCCTCTATGTCAATCGAATTGAATCCCAAAATCATTGAGTATCATCAGTTCTGA